The sequence CCGGGCCGATAGAGGACTTTCACCACCAAGTCGCGATTCAGCCACCATAGCTGAATCGATGGCGCTTACACGCCACGCGCCCTGCCGGGCGCACCAAAAGAAAAGGGCCTAGCCATTTACGGCTAAGCCCTTGTTTTAACTGGAGGAGAGGGAGGGATTCGAACCCTCGGTACATTGCTGTACAACAGATTTCGAGTCTGTCACCTTCGACCACTCGGACACCTCTCCTCAAGAGGTTTTTAACAAACGGAGTCGTCGTTAGGGCGCATCCGTTCTAATCTTTTTGCGGCACGGAGTTTTTGAAAAAACTGACTCAAAAGGGTGCTGCATTCCCCGCCGAGAATTCCTTCAGTCGTTTCGACACGATGATTAAAACGTTCATCACCAGCAAAGTTATAAATCGAGCCAGCTGCCCCGACGCGCGGATCACGACAGCCGTAAACAAGACGCGGAATTCTCGCCAGAATAATTGCCCCCATACACATCACACACGGTTCAAGGGTGACATAAAGGGTGCAATCCAATAGCCGCCAAGAGCCCAGACTTATGGCAGCCTGGCGAATAGCGACCATCTCGGCGTGAGTCGTAGGATCCTGACTGATCTCCCGCAGATTGTAGCCCTGCCCGATAATCTGGCCGGCATGAACAAGAACCGCACCGATCGGCACCTCACCGAGTGACTGTGCCAACTGCGCCAGCCTGAGAGCTTCGCGCATAAACAAGTTGTCAACGGTCTCGACCACGGTCGTCATGGAGGTCTTCTTGTGCGATCCATCCGCTGAAGTCAGTGCGACAATCAAGACATGCATCAGATGGTCAGAGAAAAAGATTTTTAGCATGACCGTTTCGACAAAGACAAGATTTTTTTTATAAAAATCTTGCCTTGACGTTCATTAAACGCTCAGATACTGTAACTGTAAAACATGATTTGAAGGGTGTAAAATGGCTAAAAAAACAATCTTAATTATTGATGACTCAGCTTCCATGCGCGCCATTCTTGAAGATATGCTCACGGATGCCGGCTATAATGTCGTGGAAGCGGTCGATGGTTATGCAGGGCTTGAGCTGGTTAAAAAAACAAAGTTTGATTTAATTATTACTGATCTTTCCATGCCCGTCCTTGACGGCACGGCCTTTGTGCGTGAAGCGAAAAAGATGACCAGCTGCAAATTTGTACCGATTGTCGTTTTGACGGCAGAAGGAGACGCCGCCAAACTCGAAGAAGCAAAGAAGGCCGGAGCTTCGACTTGGCTGACCAAGCCCTTCAAAGAGAAGCAACTGCGGGCAGTACTCCAGATGGTTATCGGTTGATCCCTTGGAGCATTCGATGCCGCTAAAAACAACGGTGCAGATCTCACTGCGAGTGGCGGTCTTTGGTGACATAAATACTTTTATTCCGGTTATTGCCCCCCCCCTCATTACCCAAAAATGCCAAATCATCCCGGTCGACAACTCCCTTTCTCCTTTAGCTTTGCAGGAACTGCGTGCCGACTTTTGCATAATTGACCTTACGGAGCCGGCCCTAGCGGCCCATACCTTTATGCGCCGCCTCCCCACGGAGCTGCCGATCATTGCCGTGGTGGACGGTACGGGCCGGGAATTTGAGTTTGCGGAAATTTTCGACATACTCACACTCCCCATCGACGCCGTCCGTCTGGGGGAGGATATCGACTATCTGCGCTCCGCCGCCCGTTCGCATGCCCCGGCGTCCCTCCCCCCGACCGATTCAGAAATTGAGGAATTCTCCAATTTTTTTTCCGAAAAGTGCGGACTCCATTTCGACCGGCGCAATCGCAAGACCCTTGAACGCGGCATCCAGAGACGCATGCGTGTTGTTGCTGCGCCGTCAGTAGCCGCTTACTTCTCCTCCCTGCAGAATTTTCTCGATAGTCGGCAGGAATTTAAAAAACTGGTTGCCCTCCTGACTATTGGCGAGACTTCCTTCTTTCGCTTTGACCCCCATTTTACAGCACTTATTAAGCAAGTTATCCCCGAACTGATCAAACGCAACCAGACGTCGCGCCGCTTGCGTATCTGGTCGGCGGGCTGTTCGACAGGAGAGGAGGTTTACTCTCTGGCCATCACTCTTCTCGATCATTTTCCACAACTTGCAGACTGGGACATCAGCGTGCTCGGCACCGATATCAGCCATCAGTCTCTGGCGGTCGCACGACAAGGAAATTTCCAGGAACGCACCCTGCGCAATGTGCCCCCTGGACTTTTGGCGAAGTGGTTTAGCAAAGACACAAAGGGTTGGACTGTGGCTGAACGCCTCCGTTTACTGACTCGCTTTGGTTTCCTGAATCTGCAGAGTGAGACCTACCCGGATCCGAAGAATGGGACCACTGAATGCGATCTGATCTTCTGCCGCAACGTCATGATTTACTTTCGCCCGGAAACGGTTCGGGCGGTGGTAGGTCGCCTGCGCCGCGCCTTACGCCCCGGCGGCTACCTCTTTTTAGGACATGCGGAAACCCTGGGAACAGGGTTTCTTGACTTTGTACGCTACCAACACCACGGCGGCACCTATTACCGTGCCGGTGGCGAAGAAGAAATAGACCGTGCGGAGCAGGACAATGCTGCTCAGGATGAAAATGAAAATAAACCACAGTTTATTTTATTCGAAAAAACAGATAATTATAGACAGATATTCCCTTCTATTGCCCATAAAGTGAAAGAAACAAGTGGCATAATTACCACCGATAAAGTAAACAGTAAAACACTGTCACTAAAAAGTTCGGCCAGCATCACCCCGCCAATGGGCACCGTCAACCAGTTGCTTGATCAGGGATTCTCCCTTGCCGACCAAGGTCGTCTTGATGAAGCCTTCTCCCTGTGCCAGCAGATTTTGCATTCGGATGATCTTTCTTCCCGTGCTTACTTTCTGCGGGGACTGATTCACGACCAACAGGGACGAAGCCTGGCGGCGATCGAAGATTTTCAACGCGTTATCCTGCTCGACCTTAAAGCGGTCATGGCCCACTACCATCTTGCTCACGTCTATCGCCGGACCGGACGCAAGACCGAGGCGTTGCGATCTCTGCAGACGACCGTGCGCCTCCTGACAAAGATGGGGGGGAAAGAGACCATCGCTGACGCCAAGGACTGGACGGTTACCGGACTCCTTGAGCGCTGCGGCGCAGAACTTAAACAGCTGGAGAAGTGACACTGCGGGCAAAGGACAACCTCATGAAACCAACAACAGAAAGATACGATATCCGCGGAATTCTCGAAGAGATGCGCGATGACTACCGACGGGCAGTTGAGATCGGCGAAGAAGAATTTGTCACCATAACGCGTGACTACGTAATTTTTGCCCTTGGCAATGAGCTTTACGGCATCGAAAGCCGTTTTTCCCGGGAAGTGCTGCGTTTGCCGCGCTTTGTGCCGGTGCCTCGACTGCCCGCACACTTTCTCGGCCTCTTTAATCTGCGCGGGGAAATTCACGCCATCACCGACCTACGTCCTCTCCTTGGTCTCCCCCGGCAAGCTGTTGCACCCCGTTCTCAGGTCATTGTCGTCGAAGCGGTCGGCCTGACAACCGCCCTGTGTACCGATGGCGTCAAAGGAATTGCAGCGATTCCCCTGGACAGCATTGAACCGCTCCAGATAAATCTCCCCGGTCTCGGGAGTGAAGTCCTGAGCGGTCGAGCCCCTTACGGGAGTGGGACACTCCTCCTCCTTGACCTGGAGCGCCTCCTCGATCGACCGGAACTCGTCGTTGAAATCGTTTCCGAAGTGCTCTGACCCGCCCCCCCCATTTCGTTACACATTGATTCGCCAGCAAAGGATCGAAAAATGAATTTAAAAAACAGTATTTCGATGAAGATCGTTGCCTCATTAACCGCTGTCCTCGTTGTCGTTTGCGGCATCTTTGCGACCGTGTTGATCCGCCAGCGGACGGCAGTCCTCGAAGCCGACATGCTCCTGCGTGGTCGGACAATGGCAATCTTTGGAGCAGCAACCATGCGCCAGGTGTTGGAGCAGGCGATCAATAGCGGGCGCCTGACCGAAGCCCAGGTCTTTGACACCAACTATCGCAAGATCGTTGAGGGCCCTCTGGCCGGAGCCGCCATTCCGAAATACCATACTGAATATGACAGCTATCTCGATCAAGCGATCCTGCGGACGCAGGATACTCTGGTCGAAGAAGATGATGCCGTGGTCTTTGCCGTGCTTGTCGACAAAAACGGTTATCTGCCGGTTCACAACAGTAAGTATTCCCTCTCCTTGAGCGGCGATGACGCAAAAGACCAGGTTGGCAACCGCACCAAGCGGATCTTTGATGATCCGGTTGGACTGGCCGCAGGCAAATACACCGGCGCCGACAACAACAAGATCCTCCGTCAAATTTACAAACGCGATACCGGTGAGACGATGTGGGACATCAGCGCCCCGGTCTATGTCAACGGCAAGCATTGGGGCGGCTTCCGCATCGGCTATTCAATGACACGGATCGATGCTGCCGTCACCTCCTTGCGCAATGATATCCTCATTGGCATGGGAATGATTCTGCTCTTTTCGACCGTGACCATTGCTTTTGTCGTCACCCGCCTGGTCCGCCCCCTTAAGGAACTGACCGTCGTCGCCGACCGCATTGCCGCCGGCCACCTCAATGAAACCATCGACATCAAGAGCGACGATGAAATCGGCAAGTTGGCGAGTGCTTTCAACAAGATGACGCAGGTCATTGTCCGCAACCTGCGCAGCGAAGTCGAAAAGAGTGAACGGCTCATCGAAAGTGTCAAGGAGGCGATCCAGCAGCTTTCTTCCAGTGCCAGCGAAATAATGGCGATCTCGGCGCAGCAGGCAGCCGGGGCGAGTGGCCAGGCTTCAGCCGTACAGCAGGCAACGACCACTTCGGAAGAGATTGCCGTCACCGCCCGTCAGGTTGCCGAGAATGCCATCCTCGTCGAATCGCAGGCGCAGCAGGCGAATGCCGCCGGGCAGGTCGGGCGGAACGAAGCTGACAACGCCATGACCGGCATGGGCGAACTCAAGACCAGGATCGAATCGGTGGCGCAGGCAATGCTGCAACTCGGCGAAGATTCACAGAAGATCGGCGGCATCGTCGATATCATCGATGAAATTTCTGACCAGACCAATCTCCTTGCCCTCAATGCCGCGATCGAGGCGGCCGGTGCCGGCGAAGCAGGAAAACGTTTCTCGATCGTCGCCAATGAAGTTAAAAGGCTGGCGGAGCGAACCGCCGATGCTACCGGTCAGATCAAAAATCTCGTCAATGCCATCCAGAAAGCGACCAATGGCACGATTATGCTCACCGAAGAGGGGAGCAAGGGAGTCGACCGCGCCAGCGAACTGGTGGCGCGCGTCGCCGCTGCGCTGCAAGAGATCAGTCGCATGGTCCATGAAACGTCCGCAGCGGCGCGCGAGATCAAGTTCTCCACGCAACAACAGACGACGGCCAGCGAGCAGATGGCTGAGACGATTGCCGAAGTGCGGGATGTCGCCGCCCAGGTGGCGGTGAGCAGCAAAGAGACGACCCAGGCGATTGCCGAATTGACAGCATTGGCTGAGCGTCTTCAATCTCTGGTCGCAGAAGAGGTCTAGGTGAAGACGCGGAAATACATCGATCTCTTTGTCAAAGAGGCAAAAGAACATTTGGCAGCGCTGCGCAACGGCCTGCTGATCCTCAAGGATGAAGGATTTTCCGCCGCGCGCATTCATGATCTGTTACGCAGTGCCCACACCATCAAGGGCTCGGCGATGATGCTCGAACTTGATGATATCGGACGTATCTCCCATGTTATGGAAGATCTCTTCGGCGAAATCGAGCAAGGGAAGCGGCCCTTGACGCCAACGCTCATCGATCTTTTGGCTTATGCCACGGAAGCTCTGGACACACTGACCAAATATGCGCTCTCCGGAGAGAGCGTTGACCTTTCCCTCGATGCCCTGGTCGCCGCACTGCGCTCCGGCGCGGCACTGACCACCGCCGATATCACGCCGCTGGTTAGTGCCGCCCCCCCGGTCGAAGCCCTTCCTCTGGCAATGCTTACGGTGCGCGCCGACGTTGAGCAACTCGACCAGATCATCAACCATCTCGGTGAAGTCGCCATCACCCGCCATGCCTTTGAAGAACGGGGCAGAGAACTTCGCGGCCTCACCCGCGAACTCGAACAGTTTGTGCGCCAACTGAAGCGCGCAGAAAACGTCCGCTCTTTACGGGATATCCAGGGGCGCCTGGCCACCCTGACAACGGCCCTCGATGGCGATCTCGGCAATCTCTCTTATCTGACGCAAGAACTGCACCACAGTGCTATGGAGTTGCGCATGCTGCCCCTTTCGACAATTACCGACGATCTCGGTCACATGGCGCGGGGCCTGGCCCGCGAACAGGGCAAAGAGTTAAACCTGTCCATCAGTGGCGCCCAGGTCGAACTCGACCGGATGATGCTGGAAATCCTCAAACCGGTCCTGCTGCACATGCTGCGAAACGCCGTCGATCACGGTCTTGAATCGGCTGATGAACGCCTTCTGGCTGGCAAGAACCCGACCGGAAAAGTCGATCTTGTCGCACGCTATGAATCCGGTTACGTCTGCCTGACGCTCAGTGATGACGGGCGGGGGATCGACCCTGTGCAGGTGCGCAGCAAGGCGGTCGAACGCGGTCTCCTTAGCGCAGAACAGGCGGCCCAGACCAGTGACGAAGAAGCCGCCTACCTGATCCTGCGGCCCGGCTTCACGACGCGGGACTACATCACCGACATCTCCGGACGCGGCGTGGGGATGGATGTCGTCAAGAACAGTCTCGACAAGGTCAAGGGGGATATCATCATCAGTTCAGTGCATGGACGCGGCACCCAGATGCGCCTGCAATTACCCTTGACCATGGCGATGATCAGCGGTCTTCTCTTTGACTGCGCCGGCACCACCCTGGCCGTCCCCCTCCATTATGTCAGCGAAATCCTGCGCATCGATGCCGCCGACGTCATCAGCGAAGGGGGACGTGAGATGGTGCGGGTGCATGGCCGCAGTATCCCGATCATTTCTCTGGCCGAGGTCCTTGGCCTTGCGGACGACAAACCTGACAGCGGGGAGAAGCAGACCGTTCTGGTCATTTCCAGTCGCGAACGGCAGCTCGCCTGCCTGGTCAGTCATTCGTACGGCGTCAAGGAGATGATCGTCAAGGGGATGGGAAAGCAACTCAAGCGGGTGGAATTCTTCTCCGGGGTGACGATCATGGGGGATGGCTCTCCGGTCCTGATCCTCGCCGCCC is a genomic window of Deltaproteobacteria bacterium HGW-Deltaproteobacteria-4 containing:
- a CDS encoding tRNA adenosine(34) deaminase TadA encodes the protein MTTVVETVDNLFMREALRLAQLAQSLGEVPIGAVLVHAGQIIGQGYNLREISQDPTTHAEMVAIRQAAISLGSWRLLDCTLYVTLEPCVMCMGAIILARIPRLVYGCRDPRVGAAGSIYNFAGDERFNHRVETTEGILGGECSTLLSQFFQKLRAAKRLERMRPNDDSVC
- a CDS encoding two-component system response regulator; its protein translation is MAKKTILIIDDSASMRAILEDMLTDAGYNVVEAVDGYAGLELVKKTKFDLIITDLSMPVLDGTAFVREAKKMTSCKFVPIVVLTAEGDAAKLEEAKKAGASTWLTKPFKEKQLRAVLQMVIG
- a CDS encoding methyl-accepting chemotaxis protein, producing MNLKNSISMKIVASLTAVLVVVCGIFATVLIRQRTAVLEADMLLRGRTMAIFGAATMRQVLEQAINSGRLTEAQVFDTNYRKIVEGPLAGAAIPKYHTEYDSYLDQAILRTQDTLVEEDDAVVFAVLVDKNGYLPVHNSKYSLSLSGDDAKDQVGNRTKRIFDDPVGLAAGKYTGADNNKILRQIYKRDTGETMWDISAPVYVNGKHWGGFRIGYSMTRIDAAVTSLRNDILIGMGMILLFSTVTIAFVVTRLVRPLKELTVVADRIAAGHLNETIDIKSDDEIGKLASAFNKMTQVIVRNLRSEVEKSERLIESVKEAIQQLSSSASEIMAISAQQAAGASGQASAVQQATTTSEEIAVTARQVAENAILVESQAQQANAAGQVGRNEADNAMTGMGELKTRIESVAQAMLQLGEDSQKIGGIVDIIDEISDQTNLLALNAAIEAAGAGEAGKRFSIVANEVKRLAERTADATGQIKNLVNAIQKATNGTIMLTEEGSKGVDRASELVARVAAALQEISRMVHETSAAAREIKFSTQQQTTASEQMAETIAEVRDVAAQVAVSSKETTQAIAELTALAERLQSLVAEEV
- a CDS encoding hybrid sensor histidine kinase/response regulator — protein: MKTRKYIDLFVKEAKEHLAALRNGLLILKDEGFSAARIHDLLRSAHTIKGSAMMLELDDIGRISHVMEDLFGEIEQGKRPLTPTLIDLLAYATEALDTLTKYALSGESVDLSLDALVAALRSGAALTTADITPLVSAAPPVEALPLAMLTVRADVEQLDQIINHLGEVAITRHAFEERGRELRGLTRELEQFVRQLKRAENVRSLRDIQGRLATLTTALDGDLGNLSYLTQELHHSAMELRMLPLSTITDDLGHMARGLAREQGKELNLSISGAQVELDRMMLEILKPVLLHMLRNAVDHGLESADERLLAGKNPTGKVDLVARYESGYVCLTLSDDGRGIDPVQVRSKAVERGLLSAEQAAQTSDEEAAYLILRPGFTTRDYITDISGRGVGMDVVKNSLDKVKGDIIISSVHGRGTQMRLQLPLTMAMISGLLFDCAGTTLAVPLHYVSEILRIDAADVISEGGREMVRVHGRSIPIISLAEVLGLADDKPDSGEKQTVLVISSRERQLACLVSHSYGVKEMIVKGMGKQLKRVEFFSGVTIMGDGSPVLILAAPDLFNSGRSQGSTTLRQAHEEGRRRAAKGRILVVDDSITTRTMEKNILEAHGYRVTVACSGPDALQRLTEGDYDLIVSDVEMPGMTGFELTAAVRRNDRTKGTPVIIVSSLATDEDKRLGLKAGAQAYIVKGNFDQGSLLETVETLIG